In Oryzias melastigma strain HK-1 linkage group LG18, ASM292280v2, whole genome shotgun sequence, one DNA window encodes the following:
- the mus81 gene encoding crossover junction endonuclease MUS81 (The sequence of the model RefSeq protein was modified relative to this genomic sequence to represent the inferred CDS: added 18 bases not found in genome assembly), with protein sequence MPSSGPVRFGRKRALPPCPNPLFLQWLTELRDEAKEKGLKIQYTYQKAINSLNKYPLPLQNAREAKILQNFGDGICRVLEEKLQRYYREEGTKAPIHCSSTAAPPPGTAESNSRLAPSKKKNSDEDGGRQRGGGGARRKREYVPQRRSGGHAVLLALYRQSQIPGGRSFMMKMELQAEAQPLCDKSFTVPDPGSKYTAWSSVGTLIQKNLLLKTHSPARYSLTDEGLALARRLAAVEEEAGPGGGGEDGRSEEEDHRAGVVDLTESDEDESVTQSEDVGSSSAEPQDSRTTSRTADVLAPGSYEILLCVDFIETTGGSQHRKQELVKELQRNGVHFDVRKLNVGDFLWVAREKMAPVPGQLRAPAGRELVLDYIIERKRMDDLCGSIIDGRFREQKFRLKRCGLRKPIYLVEGGTAAASHLSLPEATLQQAIVNTQVVDGFFVKRVQDVRESAAYLTVMTRHLAKLYQNCTLTRRSREQEGDAATDEDATASCSLISFAEFNHGAVKNKCQTVREVFARQLMQISGLSGDKAAAILQHYSTPYSLLSAYDRCSSEAEKEKLLSCIRYGKLQRNLGPALSRTVYQLYCSQGALS encoded by the exons ATGCCCTCTTCGGGACCGGTCCGGTTCGGTCGAAAGCGCGCCCTTCCGCCCTGTCCGAACCCACTCTTCCTCCAGTGGCTCACGGAGCTCCGCGATGAGGCCAAAGAGAAAGGCCTGAAGATCCAGTACACCTACCAGAAG GCTATTAACTCCTTGAACAAATACCCCCTCCCGTTGCAAAACGCCAGAGAGGCGAAGATTCTTCAGAACTTTGGAGACGGCATCTGCAGAGTCctggaggagaagctgcagcGTTACTACAGAGAGGAAG GTACCAAAGCTCCCATTCACTGCAGCTCCACGGCAGCGCCCCCTCCTGGTACAGCAGAGAGCAACAGCAGGCTGGCTCCTTCCAAAAAG AAGAACAGCGACGAAGATGGAGGcaggcagagaggaggaggaggagcgaggaggaagagggagtACGTTCCCCAGAGGAGGTCTGGAGGCCACGCCGTCCTGCTGGCCCTGTACCGACAGTCGCAG ATCCCGGGCGGCAGATCCTTCATGATGAAGATGGAGCTGCAGGCGGAGGCTCAGCCTCTCTGTGACAAGTCCTTCACGGTG CCCGACCCGGGCAGCAAATACACTGCCTGGTCCTCGGTCGGCACCCTGATCCAGAAGAACCTGCTCCTGAAGACTCACAGTCCGGCACG gtACTCGCTCACAGACGAAGGGCTGGCGCTGGCCCGACGGCTGGCCGCCgtggaggaggaggcggggccagGGGGTGGTGGAGAAGACGGGAGGAGCGAGGAGGAGGACCACCGCGCCGGAGTGGTGGATCTCACAGAGAGCGACGAAGACGAGAGCGTCACTCAGAGCGAAGACGTCGGTTCCTCATCAGCAGAGCCTCAAGATTCTAGAACTACAAGCAGAACCGCAGACGTTCTCGCTCCTGGATCGTACGAGATCCTCCTGTGCGTGGACTTCATCGAGACCACGGG CGGGAGCCAGCACCGGAAGCAGGAGCTGGtgaaggagctgcagaggaaCGGCGTCCACTTCGACGTCAGGAAGCTGAACGTGGGAGACTTCCTGTGGGTGGCGCGGGAAAAGATGGCTCCCGTTCCAG GTCAGCTGCGAGCGCCAGCAGGCCGCGAGCTCGTGCTGGATTACATAATCGAGAGGAAGAGGATGGACGACCTCTGCGGCAGCATCATCGACGGGCGCTTCCGCGAGCAGAAG TTTCGTCTGAAGAGGTGTGGCCTCCGCAAGCCCATCTATTTAGTGGAGGGGGGCACGGCCGCCGCCTCCCACCTGAGCTTACCTGAAGCCACGCTGCAGCAGGCCATAGTGAACAcacag GTGGTGGACGGCTTCTTTGTGAAGAGAGTTCAGGATGTAAGGGAGTCGGCGGCTTACCTGACCGTCATGACCAGACACCTGGCCAAACTCTACCAG CGCTCCAGAGAGCAGGAAGGGGACGCGGCGACAGACGAGGACGCCACGGCGTCCTGCTCCCTCATTTCCTTTGCAGAGTTCAACCACGGAGCCGTGAAGAACAAG TGTCAAACGGTGAGGGAGGTGTTCGCCAGACAGTTGATGCAGATCAGCGGGTTGTCAGGAGACAAGGCAGCTGCCATACTGCAGCACTACAGCACCCCCTACAG TTTACTGAGCGCCTACGATCGCTGTTCCAGCGAAGCCGAGAAAGAGAAGCTCCTGTCCTGCATCCGATACGGGAAACTCCAAAG